The following DNA comes from Kaistia sp. 32K.
GCAGGCACCGCAGTTCGGCGCCTTCATCTCCTCGGTCATCGAGGGCGGCGTGCGGCCCGAACGCATGGACGGCATCCGCGCCCGCCTGCGCGAGCTCGGTCTCCGACCCTATGACTGCCTGTCGCCGACGCTGATGGACGCGCTCTCGATCTTCGCGGCGAAGAAATCGGGTGTGCTGGTGGACTGACACGGCGGGCAGGACGGCGTTACGCCACCTGCCCCGCCACCCAGCCGGACGACCAGGCCCACTGGAAATTATAGCCGCCGAGCCAGCCGGTGACGTCGACGACCTCGCCGATGAAATAGAGGCCGGGCACCTGCTTCGCCTCCATCGTCTTCGAATCGAGCTCGTCGGTATCGACGCCGCCGAGCGTCACCTCGGCCGTGCGATAACCCTCGGAGCCGAGCGGCTTGACCCGCCAGGCGTTGATCGCCGCCTCGATCCGGCGAAGCGCCTTGTCGGAGAGATCGGCGAGATTGCCCGGCCCCTTCTCCTCCTCGGCGATCAGCTGCGCCAGCCGCTTCGGCAACAGCGTCGCCAGCACGGTGCCGAGCGCCTGCTTGCCCCGGTCGGCCTTGGCCGTCTTCAGCGCCGCGAACACGTCGGTTCCCGGCAGCATGGCGAGCGTGATCTCGTCGCCCTCGCGCCAGAAGGAGGAGATCTGCAGGATCGCCGGGCCGGAGAGGCCGCGATGGGTGAACAGCATTGCCTCGGAGAAACTGGTCTTGCCATGCTTGGCGACCGCGTCGACGGCGATGCCGGAGAGCGGCGCCAGCCGCTCCAGCATGGCGGGATCGAAGGTCAGCGGCACGAGGCCCGGCCGCGTCTCCACCAGCTTCAGGCCGAACTGGCTGGCGATCTCGTAGCCGAAGCCGGTCGCGCCCATCTTGGGGATCGACTTGCCGCCGCTGGCGATCACTAGCGACTTGCAGACGACATCGCCGGACGGCATCGCAACGCGAAAGCCGCCATCGACGCGATGCTCGACGCGCTTCACCGTCGTGCCGAGCCGCATCTCGACGCCGTGGCGGCGCATCTCGGCGACGAGCATCTCGATGATCTGCTTCGACGAGCCGTCGCAGAAGAGCTGGCCCAGCGTCTTCTCGTGATAGGCGATGCCATGACGCTCGACGAGCGCGATGAAATCGCGCTGCGTGTAACGGCTGAGCGCCGAAATGCAGAAGCGGGGGTTCTGCGACAGGAAGTTCTTCGGCGCGGTGTTGGTGTTGGTGAAGTTGCAGCGGCCGCCGCCGGAGATGCGGATCTTGTCGCCGGCCGAGGGCGAATGATCGAGGATCGCGACCGAGCGCCCGCGCTTGCCCGCCTCGATGGCGCACATCATGCCGGCGGCGCCGGCGCCGATCACGACGACGTCGAAGAAATTCGAAGAAGATGCCGTCACGCCGAAGCTCCGAACACCTGCTCGATGTCGGCCGGCGTCAGCAGCCGGTAGGCGCCGGGCTCCAGATCGGCCGGCAGGTCGAGCAGGCCGATGCGGTCGCGATGCAGCGCCACGACATGATTGCCGACGGCGGCGAACATCCGGCGCACCTGATGATAGCGCCCCTCATGCAGGGTCAGCGTTGCCTGCTTCGGGCCGGAGGATTCCATTTCCGCCGGCAGCAGCGGCTTGTCCTCGCCCTCGAGCATCAGTCCACCGGCGGCGAAGGTCGCCGCCTCGTCGCCGTTCAGCGGCCGGTCGAGCGTCACCTGGTAGCGCTTCGGCACATGGTGGCGCGGCGAGATGATGCGATGGAGCAGCGCACCGTCGTCCGTCATCAGCAAGAGGCCCGACGTCTCCTTGTCGAGCCGGCCGACCGTGGAGATCACCGGATCGCGACGGCGCCAGCGCTCGGGCAGCAGCGAATAGATCAGCGCGCCCGTCTCCTTGTGCGAGCAGGTGACGCCGAGCGGCTTGTGGATCATCAGCGCCATGCCGGGCGGCGGATCGAGCGGCTCGCCCGAGACCGTCATGCGGATGGCGAGATCGGGCTTCACATAGACATGCTGGCCGGGATCCGTCTCCGCCTCGCCGTCGAGGATGACGCGACCGCCCTGGATCAGGCCCTGCACCTCGCGGCGCGAGCCATAGCCGAGATTGGCGAGCAGCCGGTCGAGCCGGGCCGAGGGAAAGGATTGCTTGCCGCCGGGCTTGCTCATTTGCGTGCCTCGTAGATCTTGAAGCCCTCGGCTTCCGCGACCGGAACGGCGCGGGAGAACAGGGCCTTGAGGGGCTCCTCATACGGCAGGTGCCGGTTCGCCGTCAGCCAGAGGCGGCCGCCCTTGCGCAGGCTTTCCGCCGCGCGCCGGACGAAGGCCTGGCCGAGTGATCGATCCTCGGCGCCGCCATCATGGAAGGGCGGGTTCATGACGATAAAGTCGAGATTCTCGGGAAAGCTGCCCGCCTTGCGCACGTCGGCCCAGTGCAGGCTGGCGCGCGGGTCGGCGATGTTCTTCACCGCCGCCTCGACGGCGCGGCGGTCGATATCGACCATGGCTAGCGCCTCGACGCCCGGCATGGCCAGCACGGCGCGCGCGAGATAGCCGACGCCGCAGCCGAGATCGGCGCCACGCCCGGAAAGCTGCGGCAGGTGCTTCAGGAGCAGGGCGCTGCCGGGATCGACGCGGTTCCACGAGAAGACGCCCGGCTGCGACCAGAGCCCGGTCTCCGCGACCAACTGCGGCGCGCCGTCGGCGATCGCTTCCCCCGTCAGCGCGAGATCGGCCGGCCGGGTGGAGACGCAGATGCGATGGTGGCGCTGCGCCGTCTCCTCGATCTCGCAGCCGAAGCCGCGCAGTTCCTTGGCGAGCCGCGAGCCGCCCTTGTCCTTGGGCGCCAGCACGGTGAGCCGGCCGCCGGGCTGCAGCGCGCGCAAGGCCTGCGCCACGTCATACCGGCGCTCGATCGTGCCGGGCGGCGCCAGCATCACCATGGCGGCAAGCGAGCCTTCGGCCCGGCGCTCCAGCGCGGCGCTGCCCGGAACGAGCGGTGAAAACTGGATCGCGTCGCGCGGCACGTCGGCGAGTTCGGCCGGAGGCGCGCCATAGACGCCGGTAGCTGCTTCTTCAGTCATCGGTCTCTCATGCACAATTTGTGCTGTTCCTACCCTGCCCTTCGCCATGGTGAAAGGTTGCCGGAACGTTCTAATCTCCCGACCGAGGAGAATCATGCCGCGATGCGCCCCGAAATCCTGAATCCGCTGTTCCGACCCGTCACCAGCCTCGCCGGCGTCGGCCCGAAGATCGGCGAAGCGATGGGGCGTCTGCTGGTCGGAGGCGACGCCCCGGAGCCGCCGCGCGTCGCCGATCTCCTCCTGCATCTCCCCGTCGGCCTGATCGACCGCCGCAACCAGCCGGGCATCGCATTGTCGCCCGAAGGCGCCATCGTCACGCTCGAAGTCCGCATCGACCGCCATCTGCCCGCCCCGCGCGGCAACAGGCGCGTGCCCTATCGTGTCATGGCGCATGACGAGACCGGCGAAATCGCGCTGGTGTTCTTCCGCGCCGAGCAGAGCTTCCTCGAACGCACCATGCCGGTCGGCGAGACGCGCTTCATCAGCGGCAAGGTCGAATGGTTCAACGGCCGGCCGCAGATGGTCCACCCGGACCATATCGTCGACCGCGAGGCCTTTGAGCAGCTGCCGATGGTCGAGCCCGTCTATCCGATGACGGCTGGGCTCGCCCGCAAGACGCTGGGCCGCGCCATGCGCGGCGCGCTCGACAGCCTGCCCGACCTGCCGGAATGGCAGGACCCGACGCTGCTGTCCCGCCAGCGCTGGGCGGCCTTCAAGGCCTCGCTGGAAACGGTGCACGCGCCGACGACGCCGGCCGAGCTGGCGCCCGAGGGCCCGGCGATCAGCCGGCTTGCCTATGACGAGTTCCTCGCCAACCAGCTCGCCCTGATGCTGACGCGCGCCAATCTGCGCCGCGCCGCCGGCCGGGCGCGGATCGGCGACGGGCGGATGCGCCGCGCCATCATCGCCGCCCTGCCCTTCACGCTGACCGGCAGCCAGCAGGCGGCGATCGCCGAGATCGAGAAGGATCTCGCCTCCGACGAGCGCATGCTCCGCCTGCTGCAGGGCGATGTCGGCTCCGGCAAGACGATGGTCGGCCTGATGGCAGCGGCGACCGTGATCGAGGCCGGCAGCCAGGCGGCGCTGATGGCGCCGACCGAGCTTCTCGCCCGCCAGCACGCCAAGACCTTGCAGCCGCTCGCCGAGGCCGCCGGTATCCGCATGGCGATCCTGACCGGCCGCGAGAAGGGCCGCGAACGGACCGAGATCCTCGCCGGCCTCGACGACGGCAGCATCGACCTCGTCGTCGGCACCCATGCCGTGTTCCAGGCCGGCGTCGAATTCCGCGACCTGGCGCTCGCCATCGTCGACGAGCAGCACCGCTTCGGCGTGCACCAGCGCCTGGCGCTCTCGGCCAAGGGCGCGGCGACCGACATCCTCGTGATGACGGCGACGCCGATCCCACGCACGCTGGTGCTGACCGCCTTCGGCGACATGGATGTGTCGAAGCTGCCGGACAAGCCGGCCGGCCGCCAGCCGATTGAAACCCGCACCGTGCCGCTCGACCGGCTCGACCAGGTGGTGGAGCGCATCCGCGCGGCCATCGCCGAGGGAGCCAAGGCCTACTGGGTCTGCCCGCTGGTCGAGGAATCCGAGGAAGTCGACGCCGCCGCCGCGCAGGATCGATTCGTCGACCTCGAGCGGGCGCTCGGCCCCGTCGTCGGCCTCGTGCACGGCCGGATGAAGGCGGCGGAGAAGGACGAGGCGATGCGGCGCTTCCAGCGCGGCGAAACCCGCATCCTTGTCGCCACTACCGTGATCGAGGTCGGCGTCGACGTGCCGGATGCGACGATCATGGTGATCGAGCATGCCGAGCGCTTCGGCCTCGCGCAATTGCACCAGCTGCGCGGCCGCGTCGGGCGCGGCTCGAAGGCGTCGACCTGCCTGCTGCTCTACAAGGGGCCGCTCGGCGAGGTGGCGCATGACCGCCTCGCCATCATGCGCGACACCGAGGACGGCTTCCGCATCGCCGAGGAAGACCTTCGCCTGCGCGGCGAGGGCGAATTGCTCGGCACGCGCCAGTCCGGTACGCCGGGCTTCAAGATCGCCCGCTTTGAGCATCACGCGAACCTGCTCGAAATCGCCCGCGACGACGCCCGCCTGATCGTCGAGAAGGACCCGGCGCTGCAATCGCCGCGCGGCAAGGCCCTGCAGCTGCTGCTCTACCTCTTCGGCCGCGACGAGGCGATCAAGCTGCTCCGGGCGGGTTGATACACGATGACGCCGTGATTTCGGGAGACATCGGGGCTATTGAGGGGCCACTGACGTCGAAGCGGCATCCGCGACATGAGACTTGCCTCCCTCCTCGATCGAGCCCTGAGCCGGGGCCGCGCGCTCGTCCGTACAACGGAGCCCGCGCTGCTCGTCGTCGCGGCGCTGATCGGCTGCCTCGCCGGCGTGGCCGTCACCGTGATGAGCCGTATCGCACAATGGCTGCACGTCGTCCTGTTCGCGATCGGCCGCAACGACTTCCTCAGCGCGACCGAGACCATCTCGTCGTCCTGGCGGTTGCTGGCGACGGCAGGCGGCGGACTTGTGCTCGGCGTCGTCTACCTGCTCTACCGTCACTCGCAGCCGATCGTCGATCCGATCGAAGCCAATGCCCTGCATGGCGGCCGCATGTCGCTGCGCGACAGCCTGCGTGTGGCCTTCGAAGCCGTCGTTTCGAACGGATCCGGCGCCTCGGTCGGCCTCGAGGCCGGCTATACGCAGCTCGGCGGCGCCATGGCGTCGCGTATCGGCCAGCGGTTGCATCTGCGCCGCGCGGATCTGCGCACCGCCGTCGGCTGCGGCGCGGCGGGCGCCATCGCCGCTGCGTTCAGCGCGCCTCTGACGGGCGCATTCTACAGCTTTGAGCTGATCATCGGCGTCTACACCGTCGCCAATATCGCTCCGGTCATGGCGGCCGCCATCTCCGGCTTCCTCGTCGCCCAGGGACTGGGAGCGGCCGCCTACACGATCGAGGTGCCGAGCACGCTCGCCCTGCACGCCACGGACTACCCGCCCTATCTGGTGCTCGGCGTCCTGTCGGGCCTCGCAGCCATCGCCATCATGCGGCTGGTCACGCTCGTCGATGTCGCGTTCCAGACGAGCCGCCTGCCCCGCGCCGTGCGGCCGGCGGTCGGCGGTCTCGTCATCGGCGCCATGGCCCTCTACACCCCGCAGGTGCTGGCGGCCGGACATGGTGCCATGCACGTCAATCTCGTGCAGGCGGTTCCCGCCGGCCTGCTGCTGACGGTCCTCCTGATGAAGATCGCCAGCGTCGCGGTATCGCTCGGATCCGGCTTTCGCGGCGGCATGTTCTTCGCGTCGCTCTTCCTTGGCGCGCTGGTCGGCAAACTATTCGCGATCGGCGTCGCCACGATCGCCCCGACCAGCAGTATCGATCCGGCGGCCGCCGCGATCGTTGCCATGAGCGCGCTCGGCGTCGGCATCGTCGGCGGGCCGCTCACCATGACCTTCCTGGCGCTGGAGGCGACCGGCGACCTCGCCATCACCGGCATCGTGCTCGCGGCGTCGATCCTGTCCGCGATCACCGTCCGCCAGCTGTTCGGCTACTCGTTCTCGACCTGGCGACTTCACCTGCGCGGCGAAACCATCCGCAGCGCCATCGATGTCGGCTGGCTGCGTGGCCTGACCGTGGGACGGATGATGCGGACGGACGTGCGCACCGTGCTCGCCACCATGCCGGCCGACGCCTTCCGCAGCCTCTTCCCCCTCGGCTCGACGCAGCGCGTCGTGGTCACCGACGCGGACGGACGCTACGCCGGCATCGTCCTGGTGGCGGAGATCCATTCGGCCCCGCCCTCGTCCGAGGAGGAGACGATCCAGCCCTTCTGCCGGCACGCGGACAAGATGCTCTTTCCGGGCATGAGCGCCCAGGCGGCCGCCAAGATCTTCGAAATGGCGGAGAGCGAGGAGCTCGTGGTGGTCGACGACGCGACGACGCGCCAGGTCGTGGGCCTTGTGACCGAGGCGCACCTCTTCCGCCGCTATGCGGAGGAGCTCGACAAAGCGCGTCGCAATCTCGCCGGCGAGAGCTAGTTCCGGGAAGCCCGGCGCCGGTCGACGCGGCGAGCCTAGGAGCCGGCGCGTCGCGTGAGCACCGGCGCCGCGGGCTCGACGGCAAGCTTGCGCGCGGCCTCGTCATATTCGGGCGCGACCAGGCCGGCGGAGATCACCAGCTTGGCGGCTTCCTCGACCGTCATGTCGAGCTCGATCAGCTCGGCGCGGCGGACGAACATCATGAAGCCAGCCGTCGGCGCCGGGGTCGGCGGCAGGAAGACGGTCACCCACTCCTCGCCATCCTGGCCGATCTTCTGGCGGATCTCGCCCTTCGTCTCCGTCGCGATGAAGACGATCGACCAGACGCCCTTGCGCGGAAATTCGATCAGCGCCGCCTTCTGGAACGACTTGCCGCCCTTGCCGGAAAGCACGGTCTCGAACAGCTGCTTCAGCGCGCTGTAGAGATTGCGCACCAGCGGCGTGTGGTTGAGCAGCTGCTCGCCGAGCCGGACCAGCGAGCGTCCGACGAAATTCGCCGTCAGGAAGCCGAGCAGCGTCAGCGCCACCACGGCGACGAACACGCCGAAGCCGGGCACGGAGAACGGCAGATAGGCGTCCGGGCTGTATTCGAGCGGAATCACCGGCTTCACCCAGCCGTCGATCCATTTGATCAGTGACCAGGTGAGGTAGATCGTGATGGAAATCGGCGCGGCGATGACGAGGCCGGTCAGGAAGTAGTTCCTCAGCCGCGTGATCAGCCGGCTCCCGCCCGTTTCGGGGGCCGGAGGCAGCTCAGGGTCCTGAAAGCTCATTCATCCGCCCCTGCGTCCGATTCAGTCCATGTCCACCGCCATTATGACGGCTCGCATAGCATTGGCCAGAACTTACATCGTCCGCATGACGCACGCGGCAAAATCGCTCGGCACCGCAGCCGGGCGAAGCCCGGCCGTCACAGCCGCTATTCGACCGTGACCGACTTGGCGAGATTGCGCGGCTGGTCGACGTCCGTGCCCATGAAGACGGCCGTGTGATAGGCGAGCAGCTGCACGGGGATCGTGTAGACCAGCGGCGTCACGCTCGCCGGCATCTCCGGCAAAACGATCGTCGCCATCGTATCCATCGCCGCCGCCTGCCGGCCCTTCTCGTCGGTGATCAGGATGATCCGCCCGCCGCGCGCTGCGACTTCCTGCATGTTCGAGACCGTCTTCTCGAAGATGTGGTCGTAGGGGGCGATGACGACGACCGGCATCTCCTCGTCGATCAGCGCGATCGGACCGTGCTTCAGCTCGCCGGCGGCATAGCCCTCGGCGTGGATGTAGGAGATCTCCTTCAGCTTCAGCGCGCCTTCGAGCGCGATCGGATAGCTGGTGCCGCGACCGAGATAGAGGCAGTGCTTGACCTTGGCGAGGTCGCGCGCCAGCGCCTCGATCTGGTCCTCGAGCTTCAGCGCCTCGTGCATCAGGCGCGGCACTTCGCTCAGCGCCCGGACCAGCGCCTGCTCCTCGTCGCCGGAAAGCACGCCGCGCGCCTTGCCGGCGGCGACAGCGGTCGCGGCCAACACGGAAAGCTGGGCGGTGAAAGCCTTGGTCGAGGCGACGCCGATCTCCGGACCCGCCAGGATCGGCAGGACGAAATCGGCCTCGCGGGCGATGGTCGATTCGCGCACATT
Coding sequences within:
- a CDS encoding NAD(P)/FAD-dependent oxidoreductase gives rise to the protein MMCAIEAGKRGRSVAILDHSPSAGDKIRISGGGRCNFTNTNTAPKNFLSQNPRFCISALSRYTQRDFIALVERHGIAYHEKTLGQLFCDGSSKQIIEMLVAEMRRHGVEMRLGTTVKRVEHRVDGGFRVAMPSGDVVCKSLVIASGGKSIPKMGATGFGYEIASQFGLKLVETRPGLVPLTFDPAMLERLAPLSGIAVDAVAKHGKTSFSEAMLFTHRGLSGPAILQISSFWREGDEITLAMLPGTDVFAALKTAKADRGKQALGTVLATLLPKRLAQLIAEEEKGPGNLADLSDKALRRIEAAINAWRVKPLGSEGYRTAEVTLGGVDTDELDSKTMEAKQVPGLYFIGEVVDVTGWLGGYNFQWAWSSGWVAGQVA
- a CDS encoding chloride channel protein gives rise to the protein MRLASLLDRALSRGRALVRTTEPALLVVAALIGCLAGVAVTVMSRIAQWLHVVLFAIGRNDFLSATETISSSWRLLATAGGGLVLGVVYLLYRHSQPIVDPIEANALHGGRMSLRDSLRVAFEAVVSNGSGASVGLEAGYTQLGGAMASRIGQRLHLRRADLRTAVGCGAAGAIAAAFSAPLTGAFYSFELIIGVYTVANIAPVMAAAISGFLVAQGLGAAAYTIEVPSTLALHATDYPPYLVLGVLSGLAAIAIMRLVTLVDVAFQTSRLPRAVRPAVGGLVIGAMALYTPQVLAAGHGAMHVNLVQAVPAGLLLTVLLMKIASVAVSLGSGFRGGMFFASLFLGALVGKLFAIGVATIAPTSSIDPAAAAIVAMSALGVGIVGGPLTMTFLALEATGDLAITGIVLAASILSAITVRQLFGYSFSTWRLHLRGETIRSAIDVGWLRGLTVGRMMRTDVRTVLATMPADAFRSLFPLGSTQRVVVTDADGRYAGIVLVAEIHSAPPSSEEETIQPFCRHADKMLFPGMSAQAAAKIFEMAESEELVVVDDATTRQVVGLVTEAHLFRRYAEELDKARRNLAGES
- a CDS encoding pseudouridine synthase gives rise to the protein MSKPGGKQSFPSARLDRLLANLGYGSRREVQGLIQGGRVILDGEAETDPGQHVYVKPDLAIRMTVSGEPLDPPPGMALMIHKPLGVTCSHKETGALIYSLLPERWRRRDPVISTVGRLDKETSGLLLMTDDGALLHRIISPRHHVPKRYQVTLDRPLNGDEAATFAAGGLMLEGEDKPLLPAEMESSGPKQATLTLHEGRYHQVRRMFAAVGNHVVALHRDRIGLLDLPADLEPGAYRLLTPADIEQVFGASA
- the recG gene encoding ATP-dependent DNA helicase RecG — encoded protein: MRPEILNPLFRPVTSLAGVGPKIGEAMGRLLVGGDAPEPPRVADLLLHLPVGLIDRRNQPGIALSPEGAIVTLEVRIDRHLPAPRGNRRVPYRVMAHDETGEIALVFFRAEQSFLERTMPVGETRFISGKVEWFNGRPQMVHPDHIVDREAFEQLPMVEPVYPMTAGLARKTLGRAMRGALDSLPDLPEWQDPTLLSRQRWAAFKASLETVHAPTTPAELAPEGPAISRLAYDEFLANQLALMLTRANLRRAAGRARIGDGRMRRAIIAALPFTLTGSQQAAIAEIEKDLASDERMLRLLQGDVGSGKTMVGLMAAATVIEAGSQAALMAPTELLARQHAKTLQPLAEAAGIRMAILTGREKGRERTEILAGLDDGSIDLVVGTHAVFQAGVEFRDLALAIVDEQHRFGVHQRLALSAKGAATDILVMTATPIPRTLVLTAFGDMDVSKLPDKPAGRQPIETRTVPLDRLDQVVERIRAAIAEGAKAYWVCPLVEESEEVDAAAAQDRFVDLERALGPVVGLVHGRMKAAEKDEAMRRFQRGETRILVATTVIEVGVDVPDATIMVIEHAERFGLAQLHQLRGRVGRGSKASTCLLLYKGPLGEVAHDRLAIMRDTEDGFRIAEEDLRLRGEGELLGTRQSGTPGFKIARFEHHANLLEIARDDARLIVEKDPALQSPRGKALQLLLYLFGRDEAIKLLRAG
- a CDS encoding DUF502 domain-containing protein, with translation MSFQDPELPPAPETGGSRLITRLRNYFLTGLVIAAPISITIYLTWSLIKWIDGWVKPVIPLEYSPDAYLPFSVPGFGVFVAVVALTLLGFLTANFVGRSLVRLGEQLLNHTPLVRNLYSALKQLFETVLSGKGGKSFQKAALIEFPRKGVWSIVFIATETKGEIRQKIGQDGEEWVTVFLPPTPAPTAGFMMFVRRAELIELDMTVEEAAKLVISAGLVAPEYDEAARKLAVEPAAPVLTRRAGS
- a CDS encoding class I SAM-dependent methyltransferase; the protein is MTEEAATGVYGAPPAELADVPRDAIQFSPLVPGSAALERRAEGSLAAMVMLAPPGTIERRYDVAQALRALQPGGRLTVLAPKDKGGSRLAKELRGFGCEIEETAQRHHRICVSTRPADLALTGEAIADGAPQLVAETGLWSQPGVFSWNRVDPGSALLLKHLPQLSGRGADLGCGVGYLARAVLAMPGVEALAMVDIDRRAVEAAVKNIADPRASLHWADVRKAGSFPENLDFIVMNPPFHDGGAEDRSLGQAFVRRAAESLRKGGRLWLTANRHLPYEEPLKALFSRAVPVAEAEGFKIYEARK